In Rosa chinensis cultivar Old Blush chromosome 1, RchiOBHm-V2, whole genome shotgun sequence, a genomic segment contains:
- the LOC112200825 gene encoding uncharacterized protein LOC112200825, whose amino-acid sequence MPFSLKNAGATYQKAMNAIFHNLIGKTVEVYIDDVVIKSKTRSGHVADLEQTFKHMRKHKLKMNPKKCVFGVSAGNFLGFLIHQRGIEVDKNKAKAIINAPAPSNKKQLQSFLGQVNFLRRFISNLAGKLRPFSSLLKLKIGDEYKWELEHQQAFDKLKKYLTQPPVLVPPQKGKSLKLYTAATAESIGSMLAPDNDQGKEQAIHYLSRILTPVEIRYSSIEKLCLVLYFSAIKLRHYMLPSVVHIISQMDLIKYMLTPLIIKGRIGKLTMALSEFTFKYLVQKSIKGQALAQFLADHPSIEIEDMENAEIDTTQVGQMYHEPWLLYFDGSSTSDLAGAGIVIESPTGQKHQYAFKLDFNCTNNQAEYEALIIGLEVLEELGATIVKVFGDSLLVINQMLQVFRCSNLSLATCYAAAQQLISCFHDVEFHHLLRELNREANEMAQIASGVCIPEGQTTKVITIERKSLPSLAERGMSADVFELDVPLGDWRFYIIQHLLMKTDGGGSQKIKMLSSKFTIKNGELLRKSPDDDLLLRCLGSEDAQLIMAEVYKGICGAHQAGIKMRSIKRFPSFPMNPIVKPWPFRGWAMDIIGQISPPSSKQHKWILVATDYFTKWVEAVPFTSTSSAEVIRFIEQHIIHRFGIPETITTDRGSVFIAEAVIERMAEYKITMQQSTPYYA is encoded by the exons ATGCCTTTCAGCTTAAAGAATGCCGGAGCAACTTACCAAAAGGCCATGAATGCCATTTTTCATAATTTAATTGGCAAAACCGTAGAGGTGTACATAGATGACGTGGTTATTAAATCAAAAACCCGATCAGGACATGTAGCCGATCTTGAGCAGACATTCAAACATATGCGAAAACATAAACTTAAAATGAACCCCAAGAAGTGTGTTTTCGGAGTATCAGCGGGGAATTTTCTAGGTTTTCTCATTCACCAGCGGGGAATTGAGGTCGACAAGAATAAGGCTAAAGCCATTATCAATGCACCCGCTCCTTCTAATAAAAAACAGCTACAATCATTCCTTGGTCAAGTTAATTTTCTCAGACGATTCATCTCTAACTTGGCCGGTAAACTTCGGCCTTTCTCTTCTCTACTTAAGTTGAAAATTGGAGATGAATACAAGTGGGAGCTAGAGCACCAACAAGCTTTTGACAAACTCAAGAAGTATTTAACACAACCCCCAGTGTTAGTACCTCCACAGAAAGGAAAGTCGCTGAAGCTCTACACAGCGGCCACAGCTGAATCAATTGGGAGCATGTTGGCTCCAGACAATGATCAAGGAAAGGAGCAAGCCATCCATTATTTGAGCAGAATCCTCACACCTGTTGAGATAAGATATTCGTCGATTGAAAAACTATGCCTCGTGCTCTACTTTTCGGCGATTAAATTACGACATTATATGTTACCATCAGTTGTTCATATAATTTCACAAATGGatttaattaaatatatgttgacTCCGCTAATCATCAAAGGCCGAATTGGAAAATTGACAATGGCGCTTTCTGAATTTACTTTCAAATACCTGGTTCAGAAGTCAATCAAAGGCCaggcattggctcaatttcttgcTGACCACCCTTCTATTGAAATTGAAGATATGGAGAACGCTGAAATAGATACTACACAAGTCGGCCAGATGTATCACGAGCCTTGGCTACTatattttgatggctcaagcACTAGTGACCTCGCCGGGGCAGGAATAGTGATTGAATCTCCAACTGGCCAAAAGCATCAATATGCCTTCAAACTGGACTTTAACTGCACAAACAACCAGGCTGAATATGAAGCCTTAATAATTGGCCTGGAAGTATTGGAAGAGCTTGGAGCAACAATAGTTAAGGTGTTTGGGGACTCACTATTAGTCATCAATCAAATGCTCCAGGTTTTTAGATGTTCAAATCTTTCGTTGGCCACTTGTTATGCCGCAGCACAACAATTGATTAGTTGTTTTCATGATGTGGAATTTCACCATTTACTACGAGAACTCAATCGAGAAGCGAATGAAATGGCTCAGATTGCTTCTGGTGTCTGCATCCCAGAAGGCCAAACTACCAAAGTCATCacaattgagaggaaatcgttGCCATCTTTGGCCGAGAGAGGTATGTCGGCTGATGTTTTTGAGCTTGATGTGCCACTTGGTGATTGGAGATTTTACATAATCCAACACCTTTTGATGAAAACTGATGGAGGTGGGAgtcaaaaaatcaaaatgttgTCTAGCAAATTCACTATTAAAAATGGTGAACTGCTAAGAAAAAGTCCTgatgatgacctccttcttcgtTGCCTTGGCTCTGAAGATGCCCAACTCATAATGGCTGAAGTTTATAAGGGTATTTGCGGAGCACACCAAGCTGGGataaaaatgag GTCCATTAAGAGATTTCCATCTTTCCCTATGAATCCAATAGTAAAGCCGTGGCCTTTTCGGGGCTGGGCAATGGATATAATTGGCCAAATCTCTCCCCCATCTTCCAAACAGCACAAATGGATTCTGGTTGCCACAGACTACTTTACAAAATGGGTTGAGGCCGTTCCATTCACCTCCACAAGTAGTGCCGAGGTGATCAGATTCATTGAGCAGCATATCATTCACCGATTCGGTATTCCAGAAACTATCACAACTGATCGAGGATCGGTATTCATAGCCGAAGCCGTCATCGAACGAATGGCCGAGTATAAGATTACAATGCAACAATCGACACCCTATTATGCTTAG